The following coding sequences are from one Diospyros lotus cultivar Yz01 chromosome 7, ASM1463336v1, whole genome shotgun sequence window:
- the LOC127805734 gene encoding AP2-like ethylene-responsive transcription factor AIL5, with product MDSSQNWLAFSLSNHHLASDSSQLCLYEAFNSHSNHRREDANGATDLSMLTGGVPKLADFLGGCGGNSAAGATDVCQFARETPATVSETGMYDSELKTIAASFLRGFSTEQSDNQKQLVAAPPEPAAKKAVDTFGQRTSIYRGVTRHRWTGRYEAHLWDNSCRREGQSRKGRQVYLGGYDKEEKAARAYDLAALKYWGPTTTTNFPVSNYEKELEEMKNMTRQEFVASLRRKSSGFSRGASIYRGVTRHHQHGRWQARIGRVAGNKDLYLGTFSTQEEAAEAYDIAAIKFRGLNAVTNFDMSRYDVKSIINSNLPIGGITGKSKASSDSASDNKSIDGGGRTDDRDLSSASSLTFASQPATSTLSFALPIKQVDAADYWSILGFHNSSLNNAKGNPNPNPSASTLFQATSGFNATTPFSMDFSGSTNSVSDATTSTTATATTNSNGFFNGGFLEQQNMGISSTVAFATPIGLNTSSSSYEGSTFGNWVAPSLRSFQSAKPNLSVFQTPIFGME from the exons ATGGATTCTTCTCAGAACTGGCTCGCCTTCTCTCTTTCCAACCATCACCTGGCCTCTGATTCCTCTCAGCTCTGCCTCTATGAAGCCTTCAACTCCCACTCCA ATCATAGAAGAGAAGATGCAAACGGAGCAACGGACCTTTCCATGCTCACAGGCGGCGTGCCGAAGCTCGCGGACTTCCTCGGCGGGTGCGGCGGAAACTCCGCTGCCGGAGCAACCGACGTATGCCAGTTCGCCAGGGAAACCCCGGCCACTGTTTCCGAAACTGGGATGTATGACTCGGAGCTGAAGACTATCGCTGCCAGCTTCCTTCGGGGGTTTTCCACTGAACAAAGTGATAACCAGAAGCAGTTGGTGGCGGCGCCGCCTGAGCCGGCTGCGAAGAAGGCCGTTGATACGTTCGGCCAGCGCACCTCTATTTACAGAGGCGTCACCAG ACATAGATGGACCGGGAGATATGAAGCTCATTTGTGGGATAACAGTTGCAGAAGGGAAGGGCAAAGCCGGAAAGGAAGGCAAG TTTATTTAG GTGGCTATGATAAAGAAGAGAAAGCCGCTAGAGCTTACGATCTCGCCGCCCTTAAATACTGGGGGCCGACCACCACTACCAATTTTCCG GTATCCAACTATGAGAAGGAGCTCGAGGAGATGAAGAACATGACTAGGCAAGAGTTTGTTGCCTCTCTTCGAAg GAAAAGTAGTGGGTTTTCAAGAGGAGCCTCTATCTATAGAGGAGTGACAAG GCACCATCAACATGGTCGATGGCAAGCAAGAATAGGCCGAGTTGCAGGCAACAAAGATCTGTACCTCGGAACATTCA GCACCCAAGAAGAAGCTGCAGAGGCCTACGATATCGCAGCAATCAAGTTCAGAGGGCTAAATGCTGTGACCAACTTCGACATGAGCCGATACGATGTGAAGAGCATTATCAATAGCAATCTTCCCATCGGAGGAATCACCGGCAAATCCAAGGCCTCGTCGGATTCAGCTTCCGATAACAAGAGCATCGACGGCGGTGGCCGAACCGACGATCGGGATCTCTCCTCGGCTTCTTCCCTGACCTTTGCCTCACAGCCTGCAACTTCAACACTGAGCTTTGCTCTTCCAATCAAACAAGTCGACGCAGCTGATTACTGGTCAATCCTTGGCTTCCACAACTCTTCTCTCAATAATGCCAAGGGAAACCCTAATCCAAACCCTAGCGCATCCACGCTCTTCCAAGCTACTTCCGGCTTTAATGCCACCACTCCGTTCAGCATGGACTTCTCTGGAAGCACTAATTCAGTCAGTGACGCCACCACTTCCACCACTGCCACCGCCACCACCAACAGTAATGGCTTCTTCAATGGCGGTTTCCTAGAGCAGCAAAACATGGGCATTTCAAGTACGGTCGCTTTTGCCACACCCATAGGCTTGAATACAAGCAGTAGTAGTTATGAAGGATCCACATTTGGGAACTGGGTTGCCCCATCCCTTCGTTCATTCCAATCTGCCAAGCCAAATCTATCAGTGTTTCAGACGCCAATTTTTGGCATGGAATGA
- the LOC127806993 gene encoding plant-specific TFIIB-related protein PTF2, with the protein MEGSRPCKSCSKRTLVSDDVTGTLVCSSCGTVQEFDNFQHHFGGLSGPTGTFVRTGTAGSGSLYTFKDKKIFRAKDTLEQLVRLLNFSPSKTDEVRIMVERITENEYGQGDWYPVLVGACAYVVMRKDNKSLPLVEVADKVGCDIYELGQMVSRVVDFLELKLPEFDIVSSFERAVRTCFDAVISVDEDKIEKMLKQGTFLLQCMVKWYLTTGRRPIPVVVAVLVFVAKLNEVDVQIEDVAKELHVAVATSKLRYKELLECLVNVAQALPWGKDITVKNIVKNAPFVMQYMELKSMSNPNGKRKSLGHVGFDLDDLIGDCLRKEPEYWMDSCGIANDSQYFEVKDRSCSPRWSAEDLDELKISPECLLMIYSELSNEVSNAKPVGDGGINCRRRGLDLFECRDWWKGKSEMCKKLALKKVMDKDVGLDAVPPSFRAGCLAYETRREKIKAAKLRIDKIMRPPNPNSDNKDTPSVSEGINMGKKRKRRGMKVDVDWEDFVIETLLLHQVKEVEIEKGHYNTLLGLHVFDSCSGSV; encoded by the coding sequence ATGGAAGGCTCTCGTCCCTGTAAGAGTTGTTCAAAGAGGACTCTAGTATCAGATGATGTAACTGGAACCTTGGTTTGCTCATCTTGTGGCACCGTGCAAGAGTTTGATAATTTTCAGCACCATTTTGGTGGCCTTAGTGGCCCAACTGGGACGTTTGTCCGCACTGGCACAGCTGGTTCTGGCAGTCTCTATACTTTCAAAGACAAGAAAATATTCAGAGCCAAAGACACATTGGAGCAACTGGTTAGGTTACTGAACTTTTCGCCTTCAAAGACAGATGAAGTTAGGATTATGGTGGAGCGTATTACTGAAAATGAGTATGGCCAAGGTGATTGGTACCCTGTTCTTGTTGGTGCTTGTGCTTATGTAGTAATGCGGAAAGATAACAAATCTTTGCCCCTTGTAGAGGTGGCAGACAAGGTTGGTTGTGACATTTATGAGCTTGGTCAGATGGTTAGTCGGGTTGTTGATTTTCTAGAATTGAAGTTGCCAGAATTTGATATTGTAAGTTCGTTTGAACGAGCAGTCAGAACTTGTTTTGATGCAGTAATTTCAGTGGATGAGGATAAGATTGAAAAAATGTTGAAGCAGGGAACCTTTTTACTGCAATGCATGGTGAAGTGGTATTTGACGACAGGCAGGAGACCAATTCCTGTGGTTGTGGCTGTGTTGGTATTTGTTGCAAAATTGAATGAAGTTGATGTTCAGATTGAGGATGTGGCCAAGGAATTGCATGTGGCAGTTGCTACAAGTAAGTTGCGGTATAAGGAGCTCTTGGAATGTCTAGTGAACGTTGCACAAGCATTGCCTTGGGGAAAGGATATTACGGTTAAGAACATTGTAAAGAATGCACCGTTCGTTATGCAATATATGGAGTTGAAGTCCATGTCTAACCCCAATGGGAAGAGGAAGAGTTTAGGGCATGTTGGATTTGATTTAGATGATCTCATTGGTGATTGCTTGAGGAAAGAACCTGAATATTGGATGGATAGCTGTGGCATAGCCAATGATTCTCAGTACTTTGAGGTAAAAGATAGGAGTTGTTCTCCAAGATGGAGTGCAGAAGATCTGGATGAGCTCAAGATTTCGCCTGAATGCTTGTTGATGATATATTCAGAGTTGTCAAATGAAGTTTCTAATGCTAAGCCAGTGGGAGATGGTGGAATTAACTGCAGAAGGAGAGGCTTAGACCTCTTTGAGTGTAGGGACTGGTGGAAAGGAAAATCAGAAATGTGCAAGAAGCTTGCCCTCAAGAAAGTAATGGACAAAGATGTAGGACTGGATGCTGTGCCTCCGTCGTTCAGGGCTGGATGCTTGGCGTATGAAACGAGGAGAGAAAAGATAAAGGCTGCTAAGCTGCGCATTGATAAGATTATGCGCCCGCCAAATCCCAACTCCGATAACAAGGATACCCCCAGCGTTTCAGAAGGCATAAACATGGGGAAGAAACGGAAGCGAAGGGGAATGAAGGTTGATGTTGATTGGGAAGATTTTGTCATCGAGACCCTTCTCCTTCATCAGGTGAAGGAAGTCGAAATAGAGAAGGGGCATTACAATACCTTACTGGGCTTGCATGTCTTCGACTCTTGCTCTGGGAGTGTTTAA